DNA from Phragmites australis chromosome 16, lpPhrAust1.1, whole genome shotgun sequence:
AAGAAGCTACTATCCTCACCATTTATGGTAACACAGACAGATCCCCTACAACCACTTGTTTGATCCAGTTAATCCAAATGGCCCTAAAACCTCTAGATTCTAAAATCTCAAACAAAAAGTCCAAAGTAACTCTATCGTAGGCTTTCTCATAGTCTAACTTAAGAATAACCCCAGGTTCTTGACTTCTATGAATGCTATGCACTATCTCATGTGCTACTACAACACTTTCTAAGATGTACCTACCCTGAATGAAAGCACCGTACTGATGTAAAATAAGCCTTTGACAAATCTTTCTTAGTCTTATAGTTAAAATCTTAGAGAAAATCTTAAAACTACAATTTAATAAACTGATAGGTCTGAATTTCCTCATACATCTAGCATCCTCCTCTTTTGGCACTAAAGTGAGCCGAGCAAAATTGAGCCTATATAAATCTAGTTTACCTTGTTGGAAATCAGAAAACATATTCATTAAGTCTCCTTTGACTATATCCTagtgttggggatcatctcctgcTGTCCCCGTACCCGAAGGCAACTGCAAAGTTAGTTGGAGATGCTGCGGGACAACTGCTGTGTTGGTTGCATCTTCCATAACTGAATTGGCGTATGCGAAGACTGATCTGCCTCGACTGTCGGGCGAAGCTCCAATTCGCGTCCCGCGCCCTTCGCTCGGTGCGAAGATAAGACCAGGCCTTCgccaggaggcggcgaaggcagctcgtTAAGAGGTCGGATGGAGAGGGCTTCGATACCCTTCGGTTGGAAAAACAGCTGGACAGTGGGCCCAATTGTCATGGGCACTGTTGTAATTATAGGATCATGCTTATTTGTACTATATTGCCCCCGAATATttcgggaatgtagcaggttagagGGTAATATGTGTAAATCGGGTCCATGATctccgggtacgggctataaatagagccacagtgtaaacatGAAGGATAATCGAGACTGTTctacttccagtacacgtcaccGTAAGGAGCCTTCGTTAGttccacccccgaaggcccattttgtctgggacttcgatcccaacaccTAGAACTtctgataaaaaagaaaagggagtcCACCAGGACCAGGTGCTCCATCAGAATAATAACTAAAAACTGCTTCTTTAACTTCCTCCTCTGAAATAAGAGCCTGGAGGCTCTCATTCTCTAAACTAGTGATTAAGTCATCTTTAGACCAAAAATCATTACATAATTTTACCTCTCCTCTATCCTCAAAACTAAACAAACTTTTGTAAAAATCAACTGCAATACCTAACATACTACTTGTATCTTCCACAGGCCCATGAGGACCATCTAGGATAGCTATATTCTTCTTCCTATTCCTTTGGTTAGCCACAGCCTAGAAATAAACCGTGTTTCTATCTCCCTCCACAATAGTTCTATCTCTGGATTTCTGCCTAGCCTTAATTTCATCTAAAGCCCACAAATACTCTAGCTCTCTAGCTATCTCGTTCATCCTACTTCTCTCTCTGAAAGAGGTCTACTTTCAGAGTCTATATCTAACAAATTATATTCCTCTGAAATATCTTTCTTATGTTTATTCAGAATAGCCACCTCATTAGCAGCCCAGCCCCTAGCAAATCTCCTAAAAGTTCTAATCCTAAAATTCCAAATATCTATAGCTTTAATCTCTGAACACGGCACAGACCAAGCTTTAAAGACTACCTCCTTGAAGTCCTCTCTTTCTAACTACTATTTCTCAAATCTAAAATTCTTTTTACCATACGACATATTGTTACCAGTTTCAATAATTAAAGGAGTATGATCACTATGTTCCTTAGGATAGGCTCGAAGGGGAAGGCTACATCCGATCATTTGTGACCAAAATCCTATCTAATCTAGCTAAGATCAAATTATGCTGATTATTAGACCAGGTAAAACATCTATTAGAAGGACTTAATTTTAAAAGAGCCCATTTATTGATCCAGTCATTGAAGCTATCAGCCCACTTCTGATTAATCCTAACATTACTCTTATCACTATTAAACCTAGCTAGGTTAAAATCTCCACCTAACATAGTAGGGCCCTGCCAAAATCCCATGACTTGATGAAGTTCATCAATAAATTCCTGCTTCCCTTCCTCATAAGAAAAACCATAAACTACCGCTAGTTTCCAATCAAAATTTGTCTTCTTATCCTGAACCATTATACTTAGAGAGTACTTAAACTTTTCTCTaacaattatattaaaaaggTCAGCTCTAAAACCAACTAGAATTCCTCCTACAGTACCAACTGCAGGAAGACAACTCCAATTAAAAGATGATATCCTGTTAAAGAACTAAGGTAACATATTAATTTATTTGAAACAATGCCAGCATCTCTTGTTTCCGGTGAGCGTCCGAGCCCGGCGGGCAGGGTGCTCAACGGCCCCTCTGCCAACCGAGCAAGCTCGCACTTCCCAAAAGTGTACACATATATATTCACAAGTAGGGAAGTCTAAATTATTTTCATTCCAAAAAAGCCTAAACTACATCCTGTTTTTATTATGAACAAAGATTTCATGTggattttgcttttttttttccaggaatgttgaattttcatatgaatatgCAAAAACATTCCGCATTACAAGTAGGGCTTACGCATCACAGGCTTTTGGTATTAGCATTTGTTTGAATATAGCAGGCAACATGACAATTATAAAGCAAATCCACAGACACAGACGATCTGAATGATCACAGGTTGTGGCATCACATCGTCGTTCATCAAGgatgcccttccttggtcacacCATATTCTTCAACAAGCTTCGTCATGAGCACCATAAGATCTACAAATGTGCTGAATGATGCTCCCAGAAACCTCTATCACCCTCCTCCGATTTCTTTGTCACACCTCTATCGCTTCGAAGTGCCTAAATTCACAAATCAGAGGACTTCATTCTTAAAACATCACGCGGCTATATAAAGAAAGCTGTTTGAAAATATCAgaatctttctctctctctctctctctctctctctctctctctctctctctctctatatatatatatatatatatatatatatatataaaattatctctactacttaaaacgTTTCTACTGAATTTGTTCATCCGCCCGCCCCTTCGTCCGTCCACCCGCATCTTTCGTCTGCCCAAACCATTGTCCGTCTGCCTTCCGCCCGCACCTGCACGTCATCCGTCCGATCGCGCGTCCTCCCGTCTGCACGTATCGTCAGCGCCCTATCAACATGGAATTCAACACGCCTCAATTCCTGTTCGCTCGATCCACGCCGCCACAACTCTCTCCCAGATCCACGTTGCGCTCCTTGCTCGCTTGATCTACTTCGCCACAACACCTCCTCCCCTTCCAGCGCCCCCACCTCACCCCGCACCCCATTTACGCCGCCTCCATGTCCTCCCCTTCCAGCGCCCGCCTCGCAGTTGGGGGCGAGCGTGGGCTCGCGACCGGCGTATGGTGCCAGGTGCAGTCGGGCGACATGGACGGACGCTACATGCAGCGGTGCGTGGAGCTGGCGCGCAAGGCGGCCGGCCACACCAGCCCCAACCCCATAGTCGGCTGCGTCATCATTCGCGACGGGCGTGTCATCAGAGAGGGTTTCCACCTGAAGGCCGGCGGTGGGGAGATGGTGGATGAGGATCGGATGACGGCGAGTGGGTCTTGTACCTCCCAGCGGTAGATCCGATCCGACTTCTCCACGGTGAGTTGCCCTCCCATCGCGCCGTTGCCCTTAGATCCACGGCCTCCTCGTCCCGAGTAGTCGTCTGATCCTCACGGCGTCAAATTTGGCGCAAGGAGGAGAGAGCAATGGTGACCAAGATGAGCGTGGGCACCCTGGAGGAGGCAGATCTGAAGGGAAAGAGGGTGTTACTGCCAGCCGACCTCGTGCCGCTCGATGAAGCCCAGAAGAACACCGGCTACACCCGCAATGTGGTTATGGAAGCTACAATGAGGTTGAAATTCAGAGATGGTTGTGTTCTCAAGTGCAAGCTGATTCTATGCTTCACGCAGCAGGTATATACCTGACTTCACATTGGTTATTTATCAGGAAAACTTGGTCCATTTCCGGAATTCGAGGTAGCCTTGTGTGTTTTATCTCTACTTGTGATAAACAGTCAGGTCTTTTGCACATGTTTGATGAAACCATCAGTTTTCTTAAATACGGCAAGAGGTGGTCTCGGCACAACTGACTGtgtagttttgttctattctaCCTGTACAAACCAGTGAAAGTGTAAGGTAAATGACAGAGGCTTGGTTTTACTCTGCTACTTCAAGATTTTCGGTTTCAGGGTCTCGTTGCCATTATTTTGTTTTGCAGTCGACAAGAAAAATAGTTGGATATGGTGCAGTGATATCACACAATCatgcttccttttcttttctctgctTTTTCTATTCAATTTTTCTCTGGATATTGTGAGGGCTGGTAGGAACCTGTTCCACTGCTTACCGAGGCATTCAAGGGGTCAAGCAAATCAGAGTGATCTGCTGGGGATCCAGGTTCAAAAGAACACCAACTTTATTGTCTACCTACTTACTcttttttcatattgttttgGCAAAATTTGGTTATCTATTCTTGTGTATGGTCGATGTGTTGCTGTTACATATCTACCTATTGATCGTGTACTGTGGAACTGTTCTCGAATCAACAAATCGATGTGGTTATATGTCGTGGACAAAACCAATTTCACATAGAAGTCTCATGATATTTGGGTTCAGGACAAGAGAATCGCTTGTATTTGCTTGTGCGTGTGAGCTCTGTTGGGGCTATGATGCTGCAGGTTCTTGGGCCAATAAAATGTATGGTTTCAGttaacttttcttttttgtctagCATTTATTGTAAGGATAAAACATGCGACTAATATTTTTTGTGTACTATGAGGCTAATTTAATTGCTTGCGTTTTCAGTGTCTGCCGTCAAACCTGAAGGGACATCATATCTAAGTATTCTCTAGCTCAACAATCATCTGGTGGGAACTCACACCATCAGATGAGCACCAATATGAGGTTAGTATTATGATGGGGCTGTTATTCAGAAGGCTGGTATGAGAAGCTGAAGAAATATAGTCTTTTATGCAGAAAATGTAAAATTTATCATTTTGATTTGCCTTCTCTTGCAATTTTGTACATTATTTTGGTTTTCAATTGAGTTGTTATTGAACGTTTGGAATTTTCATGTGCACGGGATTGCCAATGTGAGAAGCgaagaacaaggaaacaagGGCATGAAAATGATATGTCCAAGTGCGGCTCCAGAACGGCGCATCTAAATTCATACTTGATGCAGTCTTTGTTTTTTGTGCCTTGATCTGGTATGTGACAAGGTTTATTTGACCAATGATAAAGTACGCATGGTGTTTAGTTATAACAGCATAATGGGAATTTGGTGATAAACTGAGACATGGCGAAATTGATAAATTTGGTGTGGATTTAGTTCAGATTTGCACTTTTGTTTTGTAACCACTTAGCAATAGAAGTTAAGTTGAGTAGTTTCTATACTGTACGTGCTTAAAAAGTACGaagaaatatataattaattggCACAGGGTGTTTCTATCCATTCATTCAATTAGTTGAAGGGAGTAATAATTATATTCGTGTACGTGAATTAGTGTGGGTTCTGAACCAActgtaaaaacattttctttAGTAGTGTGTTTTTTGTTAGGCTCGTGGTGTTTTGTATTAGAAATTTAACTAAAGTCAACGTTTTTGTTAATTTTTCGTAGAATCTGACGCATGTTCCTAGCTTAGTGAGAAGTGTGTTTGACAGGTAGACTTACGTGCTGGATTACAATGAGCTATAAAAATTTCAGAATGCATCTTTTTTCCTGAAACATGCATTGTAAAAATATTTGGCTCCCGTAAAAAAGATTATACTTCTATTAGAGTGGTAGCGAGTAGTGCAGCAGCTCTGGTTAGATACGGATGTgctatgattttgagactaaggTGGTCCattttaattttgagaataaGTTTATTCTTTTTAGGTCTTTTATATAAGTTAGCCTGCAACTTTTCATGTGATTACCTAACGGTTCAGATGACACTTTCCCTAAGAGCTGCATATTGGCATATTGTGATAGTAATAATTGACGATTAGAATATAGGATGCATTTAGCACAGGTTTTAATTACGTTGAATGAGAATGGtaactgtcggtgacatgggaactaggggtccccaagtcccgagaTCAGAACAGCAATGTACCACGTGACGCCCTCCCtggggggttatctccccgaggtccgagaagaccaagttccgagagtgggtgctcggggtcataaacagtggtccccgaataaccgagtttcccgatgacccgagaagaccaagtactgggaagagggtgctcggggctatgaacagtggttcccgagtacccgaattccccgatgatccaagaAGGCcgagtttcgggagagggtgctcggggtcatgaacagtggtccccgagcacctaagttccccgatgacaagaaaagtcaagttccgggagagagtgcttggagCCAtaaatagtggcccccgagcactcgagttttccgaggacccgagcagtcaaattttgggagagagtgctcggggccgtgaacagtggtccccgagcactcggttccccgaggaccaaaagagggcatatccaggagagagtgctcggggctgtgaacagtaatctccgagcactcacagttccccgagggcctgagaagtccttcgccgatggtccccacagaggctcagcggtgaggtgtcaactgatgagaggctcgatgctgcatttaagagggcgcgtggcctgtcacttccaactactcCCACACACcggctgtcagtccctgccacggcctggcagggaggcgtggggacatttaatgcatgggtcccatcgcgcgtcatccggcgaacctcgggataatgtcgcagagctcgaggcacacCGCTGCcgcccctgctgtgtcaggccttctctgatcgggcgggcacgcggggctgctcggtggctgcccggtgggccctccccgcagcactcgccgaaaagccaaatgatgacgaacaagaccggacgggggcgcgttttcaaccctccccgtcacctcgagcagcagcccatgatggttgctttccatttatggcgccttggaacttgcgccatcctttctgggcacgctaccgcctcgacgggtatataagcagggcgggctccccggagaagagaagagggaaCACACGTCGACGAGTCTCGGAGAGTTTCTGAAGACACAGAAGACAGAGGCTTGgatcaaccgaagaacaagaagcacgaagctctagacttagacaaatattcttgtaacacagcaaaTCCTacgagagacattctcagagcatttatagcatacacacaggagtagggtgttacgctcagtgcggcccaaacctgtctaaaaatcccctgagcatttacttccccctgcatccgatcattccaccccacctgcatctcatttactcctatttatttcacctacgaagcgggttcagaatcatcccctggccgaatctcaaagggatccctccggatccccgcttgaggagttcaccctccgacagtaacCATGCTGAATATGTGCACGCATTTTATAGTGGCATAGACACTACCTGTATTGTTCATTGTTGGCTCACATACGCTGATTGTGCCATGCATAAGTGATTCCCTtcattgagaaaaaaaatatttgattataTAGGTTGTGTTGGAAGCTGCTAGGCTGGAATTCATTCATATATGTGTATGTCACTGGCAAGCTATTCCTGTTTCCTTATCTATCTACATGTCTCTTGTTTTGGTTTTACATGACAGTGATCAGATATGATAGGTTAGCACTTGGGTGCAACTTACAACAAAGATAAATGCCTACCATACTAGCTCCAATACTGAAGGTTGTTCGAACTAAGTGCCATCTCTTATGAGATATCAATGATGACTATACTTTTTTTAATTGGAGTGATTTGCATATGCCAATACTGGAGCTGGTCGGAGCTAATGTTATCAAGTTGGTGAAGATGTTCATAAGGTAATGTATtagttcttaattttttttagacatTACTGATTGCACTGATTTTCTTAGACATTCATCTCTTATATTTTGATAGTAAGACTATGCATGGTATCCAAGACTATTGTGCAAATGTATGACCAGACTTGTGAATTTCAATTATGTCTTGTTTGAGCAATGGAGTACTCAGAGTTGTGATGAACTGAGTATTGAATATGCAGCACTTAAGTTTTAATTTCACTTATGATGAATATGTGTTGTGACTTGATATGCTACTAATCATTGTAGCTCCTTAATTTGTTGTATTCACACTGATGTTCCTTAATTCATCTTTTATACTATGCtaatcaatatatgttttttttacttatttctATCCAAGATTGATtcgtaatatttttttagttctaCATCTAAGATTCTAGCTAGCTGGATCAAAATTTGATTTCGTTAGTGATGTTATTTGGCTTGCTCATCACCCGTTGCAATATTATTGATCTTATTTTATTAGTAATGTATAGATTCAGGGGATTGATTCAGTAGGGCCACTAGGTGTGCCCGGGCACACCCAAAGAAACGATATTTAAACTTATCATATATGTAGTTTGGTCAATTCTTTTGATAAAATATTGTGATGTGAATAGCATCAAAACTAGCTATTCTTGTGAAAAGTTTTTGGCTTGCGTTGCAAcattatcaaatttatttgttAGACACGTGGATTCCACGTACACGTTTGCTATCAATCTTAACTTTTGACTAAGTGATCTTAAAATTTATGTAGCTTTcatcatcctttttttttttgacattcAAGGGTTACTTACAACAATAAACCAATTTATATATGCAACCATTGGTCACGATTTCGTGGTTTTCTACCATAATAATTAAAACTGTTTCACTCTTATTCCCAGAGAGAAATAGGATGTGATTGAATTTCTATGGAACAAGAACACTGGTCAAAGAATCACTCTTTAGATCcatgtatatatttgatatcatcttatataaattttattttcattgtAACACACAGACACtcaactaatatatatatatatattatattatatactaATATAAAACATCAGTTTCGTCTGCCACCCCTCCTCAGATCCGCGTTTCGCTCCCGTTCTACACTTCACCCCACTTTCGTGCGCCGACATGTGGGTCCGGTCTCGTCCTTGCTCCCCTCCACACGTCCAACTCGTCTCTCGTTTCCAACCGCACAATCCCACACCGCCCGCCTGCACaactcctcccctccccgccgccaTCGCTCCTCCCCACTACCACGTCCCCTTGCCCACTCCAACCGATGCACCATGGCCGGGCGCCTCCTCATCATCGCTTCCCCCTCCGCACTTCTACAGGACCTGGCCGTAGATGTCGAGCACCGCGGTGGCCACGCCCCTCCGTTGGAGTTCGTGGCCAAGCAACAACGGATCGGAGCACTACTGATCTGTTCACCTCGACCCTGCCGGCGGcagatgtgaccgtccacgacCTTGCCAGCACCGGATCCAGCGGCCCCGATTGACGAGGGAAACTCGGCCATGGCTCACCGGTGTGTGACCACCCCATTTTGCGTGTCCGCTGCAAGGCAAGGTGAGAGACGATGTCGGGGCCATGACTGCTGGCACAGACACCAATATGGAGGAGAGGATGGTGGTGCCATCGCCTGCACGGAAGGCAACGAGTAGGCCTCCGCTGTCTTCGCCTTGATGCAACTCCCAACTCCATATCCGCAAAATAATGCTCGCACGTCTCTTGTCTCCCTAGTCTGGCTGTGGTGTGGACATCCTCCCCATCAGCATCGGTGAGATATTCCCCTTCCCCTCTCTGATTCAACTTTTTTCTCTCTGCAATTTGTCTATGCTGCTTTTATGAATTTGGCAAATTTGTGCTCAGCTCCAAGCCTGACCTACGTTGCAATTCTTGCTGAACTCATGCTCTACTTTGAAGCCTAACATTCTTCTCTGCTTCTGTTGCTACTGCTGCAGCCTGGGGACTACCTGCTGCTGTGGGGGAGTAAGGAGTACCTACTCTACAATTTCCCGGATAAGCTTGAGTGGTTGTGTGATTGTAGGTGTCCAAAACCTTGCACGCCACTAGATGATTTACCACTCGTAAGCAATGCTGGTCCATGGCTACCTAACTCCAGACAATGCCGTGCAGGAGGATGACTACCCTGCTCTCATCTTGCTGCACGGGTAAGATTTCTCTGTTTCTCGTTGGAGCAGATTTAGTGGTCTTAAAGATAAATGTGTTTTCAGGTTCCATTTCTAGGGCCTGATTGCATTAATTATGCATTTTCTTTTATGTATCTACTTCTGGATTTAGGATGTATCTTAATGTGATTGCCACTTACGCATTAGATTTGTTTATTCTTCTATCAGAAATTTGAACTGATCAGGGCAATTGTTTGTATTTTCTTTACTTTTCATGAAGCTAGATGAATTATTATTGTATGGAGCTGAAGCTGGAAGCTTTGCTTGAGTATTAGGTAATTTCGTGGATCTGATTTTGTGATGTGAGGGATCAGTAAGCTCAGGTGAGAGCCAGCGGCAATGCTTGCATTACTTTCAAGAGTCAAGTTATATAGCTGTTCTTTGATTTACCACGGTAGATGGCGATTGGCACTTGAAAGATGAGAAGTGCTTCCAATTCCTCATGGTGAGAACTGCGGTCTGTTATATGTTGGTTCCCAATGCTTTGTTACTCATGGGTAAAACAAAAACATTTGTTCTTCCTGTAACATTGTGTTCAGTTTATCACCATGGGCTGATAAACCAAAGTGCCGAAAATGATTCGCACATAAATTGTTAGTTCATCATTGTAGATTTCTCATTCTTTATTTTATTGCCACACCTAAATTtagtgtgccgaaaatggaatgcacattgtcggaggatgaactcctcaagcggggatccggagggaccccctttgcgattcggtcggggggatgattctgaacccgcttcgtaggtgaaataaatgggagtaaatgagatgcaggtggggtggaatgatcggatgtagGTGGAAGTAAATGtttaggggatttttagacatgTTCGGACCGCAAtaagcgtaacaccctactcctgtgtgtatgctataaatgctctgagaacgtctctctgaggatctactgggttacaagaatatttgtctaagtctagagcttcgtgctcccgTCGTCGTTGACAATCGGAGTTCGTCCGATGTGCTCTGGTCGATCTCCGTCTtctgtgtcttgtgtgttgTGTATCAGATTCAGGCccttcttctccggggagcccgcccttcttttatacccgtcggggcggtagcgtgcccagagaggatggcacaagttccaaggcaccataaatggaaagcaaccatcatgggctgtagctcgaggtgacggggagggttgaaaacgcgcccccgtccggtcttgttcatCATCATTCTGCTTTTCGGCGAGtactgcggggagggcccaccgggcagccaccgagcagccctgcGTGCCCGCc
Protein-coding regions in this window:
- the LOC133894787 gene encoding phosphoglycerate kinase 3, cytosolic-like, translating into MVTKMSVGTLEEADLKGKRVLLPADLVPLDEAQKNTGYTRNVVMEATMRLKFRDGCVLKCKLILCFTQQCLPSNLKGHHI